The genomic interval CTCGCGGCCTCGGTGCTGGGGCTGATGCTGGTCGTCCTTGGCATCATGCTGGGCAAGTAAGATGCGGGCGCTGATCCAGAGGGTCTCGGAAGCCGAGGTCACGGTCGAGGGCCGCAGCATCGGCCGCATCGGGCCGGGCCTTCTGGTCTTGGTCTGCGCCATGCAGGGCGACCCCGACGACGCGGCCGCGAAGCTGGCCGCGCGCGTGGCCAAGCTGCGCATCTTCCGCGATGAGGCCGGCAAGATGAACCGCTCGGTGCAGGACACCGGCGGCGCGGTGCTGGTGGTCAGCCAGTTCACCCTGGCCGCCGACACCCGCACCGGAAACCGCCCCGGATTCTCCACCGCCGAGGCGCCCGAGCGCGGCGAGGCGCTGTATCTGCGCTTTGCCGAGGCGCTGCGCGAGCTGGGCCTGCCGGTCGAGACCGGTGCCTTCGGCGCCGACATGAAGGTGTCGCTGGTCAATGACGGCCCGGTGACGATCTGGATGGATTCCGCAGAACGCGCTTGACTTTCGCAGTCCGAACCCTCATTTGCGACAAGTTGCCGCCCGCTGCCGCGTGAGCAGCCGGCGCCCTTGCGCCAAGGTCGGCACCGATTTTCCAGTTTCCCATTCACGCGGGGAGGCTGCGGGCATCACCGTATCCACGCCCGCCCCTCGCAACCAGCCGTGCGCTTTGCACGGCACCAGCCATGCGCGCCGATACGCGGGCGACCTGGCCGAAAGATGTTATGACCAACGAGACCACCCGCCCGAACCGTTCGGGCAATCCCCGCGCCCAGCAAGGCGGCAAGCCGCGTTTCCGCAACGACAAACCCAACACCAACCACCGCCGACACCGTGCAGAGCCGGAGGAGAAATTCATCCGCCGCGCCATCCCCGAGATCGACACCGCCTTTACCCGCATGGGGATCGATGCGCGCGTAGCGATCAACCTGCCGGGCCTGGGCATCGAGACCCCCTCGCCCATCCAGGAAAAATCCATCCCCGGCATCGTCGAGGGCCGCGACCTTCTGGGCCTTGCCCAGACCGGCACCGGCAAGACGGCGGCCTTCGGCCTGCCGATGCTGACCCGGCTGCTGAACATCGGCCGCAAGCCCGAGCCCCGGACCTGCCGGGCGCTGATCCTGGCGCCGACCCGCGAGCTGGCGACCCAGATCGCCGAGAACATCGACAACTATGCCGTCGGCACGCCGATCCGGCAGTTCCGCGTCGTCGGCGGCGCCTCGATCAACGTGCAGGTCCAGCGGCTTGAGCGCGGCGTCGACGTGCTCATCGCGACGCCGGGCCGGCTGATCGACCTGATCGAGCGCGGCGCCGTGGACCTGTCGCAGACCAAATACCTGGTTCTGGACGAGGCCGACCAGATGCTGGACATCGGCTTCATCCACGCGCTGCGCCGCATCGCCAAGATGCTGCCGCGCGAGCGCCAGACGCTGCTGTTCTCGGCCACCATGCCGAAGCTGATGGAGGAGCTGGCCGACAGCTACCTGAACGATCCGCTGCGCGTGGCGGTGAACCCGCCCGGCCAGGCGGCGGCCAAGATCGACCAGGGCGTGCATTTCGTCAACCAGGGCGACAAGGCGACGCTGCTGGCGGAATACCTGTCCAAGCATGTGGACGAGCTGGCCATCGTCTTCGGCCGCACCAAGCACGGCTCGGAAAAGCTGTCGAAGCTTTTGGAGAAATGGGGCTACAAGGTCGCCGCGATCCACGGCAACAAGAGCCAGGGCCAGCGCGAGCGCGCCTTGGCCAGCTTCCGCGCCGGCGACACCAAGGTTCTGGTCGCGACCGACGTGGCGGCGCGCGGCCTCGACATTCCCGAGGTGGCGCATGTCTATAACTACGACCTGCCCAACGTGCCGGAAAACTACGTCCACCGCATCGGCCGCACCGCCCGCGCCGGGCGCGACGGCCGCGCCATCGCCTTCTGCTCGCCCGCCGAGATCGGCGAGCTGCGCGCCATCGAGAAGGCGATGAAGGCCAAGATC from Paracoccus sp. MA carries:
- the dtd gene encoding D-aminoacyl-tRNA deacylase, translated to MRALIQRVSEAEVTVEGRSIGRIGPGLLVLVCAMQGDPDDAAAKLAARVAKLRIFRDEAGKMNRSVQDTGGAVLVVSQFTLAADTRTGNRPGFSTAEAPERGEALYLRFAEALRELGLPVETGAFGADMKVSLVNDGPVTIWMDSAERA
- a CDS encoding DEAD/DEAH box helicase, with protein sequence MTNETTRPNRSGNPRAQQGGKPRFRNDKPNTNHRRHRAEPEEKFIRRAIPEIDTAFTRMGIDARVAINLPGLGIETPSPIQEKSIPGIVEGRDLLGLAQTGTGKTAAFGLPMLTRLLNIGRKPEPRTCRALILAPTRELATQIAENIDNYAVGTPIRQFRVVGGASINVQVQRLERGVDVLIATPGRLIDLIERGAVDLSQTKYLVLDEADQMLDIGFIHALRRIAKMLPRERQTLLFSATMPKLMEELADSYLNDPLRVAVNPPGQAAAKIDQGVHFVNQGDKATLLAEYLSKHVDELAIVFGRTKHGSEKLSKLLEKWGYKVAAIHGNKSQGQRERALASFRAGDTKVLVATDVAARGLDIPEVAHVYNYDLPNVPENYVHRIGRTARAGRDGRAIAFCSPAEIGELRAIEKAMKAKIAVVGGEEPFEAAKIRERGGPAGRPAQGAARKRPARRPSRAPKTAQRA